A portion of the Trichoplusia ni isolate ovarian cell line Hi5 chromosome 12, tn1, whole genome shotgun sequence genome contains these proteins:
- the LOC113499307 gene encoding microvitellogenin-like, whose amino-acid sequence MHSIGGWKLARRPNYMTNIDKTYPYSELPYLGEYHLNKIPVSADKLIEHVDYWGEGLIITQLGNSGFANCYNVNHSLQLVSNGPDRGKKIPNRIPVPNYINCDTSSYIRDNSVRTVTVMGSPINSSCAKDIARMVNKEVGKVITYGFETSSLEMETLANELRKKSLFHYPKYTLPEEFQGLTLFDNHMAFLNIESLEEEILNFVQNNKYDNARKLTIGLDGDNKNEVITKAIKKMIDTRTNKIMEYAYNLWNKGAKEIVTKYFPVPFKHIFNEDHVTIVDKKYNQALKLDLKTDQINDRLAFGDSTDKSSKKVSWQIIPVWENNELTFKLYNVEHDMFIKLDANVDNLGDRRAWGSTNSNESRHRFTLEPFIVDDKLVFVIINYRYGQGLKLDANANAEGDRLLWGHNGDARANYDRFKWIIEAWKNYTLN is encoded by the coding sequence ATGCATTCAATAGGCGGCTGGAAACTTGCTCGTAGACCCAACTACATGACAAACATTGATAAGACCTACCCATACTCCGAGCTACCTTACTTAGGCGaataccatttaaataaaataccggTATCAGCCGACAAACTCATTGAACATGTTGACTATTGGGGCGAAGGACTAATCATAACACAACTCGGGAACAGCGGATTCGCCAACTGCTATAACGTGAACCATTCTCTTCAATTGGTGAGCAACGGACCAGACCGCGGCAAGAAGATCCCAAACAGAATCCCTGTCCCAAACTACATCAACTGCGACACCAGCAGCTACATCAGAGACAACTCCGTTAGAACAGTTACTGTCATGGGATCACCAATAAACAGCAGCTGCGCTAAAGACATCGCTCGTATGGTCAACAAAGAAGTCGGAAAAGTGATCACGTATGGATTCGAAACCAGCTCATTAGAAATGGAAACTCTTGCCAAtgagttaagaaaaaaatcacttttcCACTACCCAAAGTACACATTACCTGAAGAATTCCAAGGTCTAACACTATTTGATAACCACATGGCATTCTTGAATATAGAATCGCTtgaagaagaaatattaaatttcgttcaaaacaataaatacgatAATGCGCGGAAACTTACGATAGGCTTGGATGGCGATAACAAAAATGAGGTCATAACAaaggctattaaaaaaatgattgacactcgtacaaataaaataatggagtACGCTTATAACCTGTGGAATAAAGGAGCTAAAGAAATCGTCACCAAATATTTCCCAGTTCCTTTTAAGCACATATTCAACGAAGACCACGTGACTatagttgataaaaaatacaatcaagCTTTAAAATTGGATCTGAAGACAGATCAAATCAATGATAGGCTAGCGTTCGGTGATAGTACTGATAAAAGTTCTAAGAAAGTCAGCTGGCAGATCATTCCAGTTTGGGAGAACAATGAACTTACTTTTAAACTGTATAATGTTGAACACGACATGTTTATCAAACTAGATGCAAACGTTGACAACTTAGGGGACAGACGGGCTTGGGGCTCGACAAACAGTAACGAATCTAGACATCGCTTTACTCTAGAACCTTTCATAGTTGATGATAAgcttgtatttgttattataaattataggtaCGGACAAGGATTGAAACTGGATGCCAATGCAAACGCTGAAGGCGACAGACTACTTTGGGGGCATAATGGTGATGCACGCGCTAACTATGATCGCTTCAAGTGGATTATTGAAGCTTGGAAAAATTACACTCTAAATTAA